In Mycoavidus cysteinexigens, a genomic segment contains:
- a CDS encoding NACHT domain-containing protein: MLSKITVKFVESLQPKASAMKRGEDLLKQADEFIGKNESAQAQHSLDKAKAALKHALPSGKETEIKPLLGEVYLKCADLLKLSQNFTIEEVRKNYTKAQRYLLDENKQEEIRACLASFPASPAHRQIQRKPTLPPSSVPAILASITGLPAGFFTGTTSSSTPNQPLKSYRFVGPNDITDTRHLAWCLQKTACDPESSEVQKQLYSLAREVIEQFGKRKGKDLICMREAAELATVPYIKIYSQLIDHAVQALNLQLHPTLNIDVVQGLAIIVRNCPEPLLKKEGGVNANIWTSILSVSLERLKIVHKGETVPVQQLVQSISQLLDAMVQAGVAGISREQLQKPLNDELRDEDKLNPHKDAELAWQIRYAREALAYIPNDESTAKAVLRCLFNAGVGILKLASAVKNCDVGKLLESFDHFEDTFAGVLEVANTIGSSSGLKEAINSVKEASASFDELKADCQDRSRQKGWYAALQCLDMLIGTKEWVKFEAFVRQSAYRQNADFLQGICQRLERIICTQEDETIQKQAIQFLQSLQQDTTLWMNEKAGAQALFKQGSAKVKQKAQTTLEQLERRATQLESNDIDVSWGWGSVSQSDLSTQLLDAARAKLKKLLLQKLLGNLQDNIQKLKSTYLEGLQQDKEIKDALTNYVAPEGILLNDTGRFDLKSKVQDFLNSDKKTLLLLGDAGSGKSTFNRHLACTLWETYIQTSAAEDIVIPVFISLSSLPETGPNLVSTFFETQEFSKEQIRELQIKHRFVLILDGFDEIKDRHRSFYKDNQLDKWKNAKIIISSRPEYLGPNYQYKFHSSEESTALQEYWLAPFSEKTVKLYIDRYSETHPHALWSAERYKKALEEPGLKELVSNPFLLKMAMGELPILSQIRQAESQRFTRIALYDQFVKSWFDRSQQRLAQIQLNAEEITEFKRLEQEGFAEHGMDFSKELAKEMYLAGEVVTTYSATATRERRINAAPENNWRKRLLSNDSVQTKLKRLNAPLICQNKTSGSGQEYRFIHKSLQDYFVAQALGEELRGNADGEDLELSKKLSVVKNIGRLWDDLRDGLDLEQSALFNVLNVVKDPAVQSFLIEQVRQDPGLLKPLLGWVKASKARDNVERAAANALTIVVKAGVRLNGLDLSRIKVPGADLSDGLFEETQFKGADLSGVDFQGAWLESANLEKAKLDEVNFGQLPNLELKAIDSRSYDLPDGSWLATNTMHIGDQIKYYKADIIELRTLEKHSREVNRKAFSPSGKILASGNVDGSVKLCRVESGELMHTLPGHNSEVSSISFSASGEMVASGSIDGTVQLWRVESGELMHTLPGHSGEVVRMTFLLSEKGGAAVVSESIDGTVELQYVTDKNYQPFTNFEAINWRWDSYSYFYCEDYLLSEKVLGRENLGGENSGLLMRDTRFKVTITGHIIKINSIILKSIPNNCAFDYGDFSEGCRGVKISGPIDKKIEDRELNLYWAPSQSALNVNNMSIQNADGLSSTDTRLLRQRGARCEPPDQKDTLSKPALITNWPGV, translated from the coding sequence GAGTTTATAGGAAAAAATGAATCCGCTCAGGCACAGCATAGTCTTGATAAAGCAAAAGCCGCCTTGAAACACGCTCTTCCAAGCGGGAAAGAAACCGAGATTAAGCCTTTGCTCGGAGAAGTTTATCTGAAATGCGCAGACCTCTTGAAACTCAGTCAAAACTTTACGATTGAAGAGGTACGCAAGAACTATACAAAAGCACAGCGCTATCTTTTGGATGAAAATAAACAAGAAGAGATAAGAGCTTGCCTGGCTAGTTTTCCGGCTTCCCCCGCCCATCGGCAGATACAGAGAAAACCCACTCTTCCTCCCTCTTCTGTGCCAGCTATACTTGCTTCAATAACTGGCTTACCCGCCGGATTTTTTACTGGCACCACATCCTCCTCTACGCCCAACCAACCTCTTAAGTCCTATCGCTTTGTCGGTCCTAACGATATTACCGATACTCGGCACTTGGCATGGTGCTTGCAAAAAACTGCCTGTGATCCTGAATCTAGCGAAGTGCAAAAACAATTATATTCACTTGCGCGTGAGGTGATTGAACAATTCGGTAAAAGAAAAGGCAAAGACCTAATATGCATGCGAGAAGCGGCTGAATTAGCCACGGTTCCATATATAAAAATATATAGTCAATTAATTGACCACGCGGTGCAGGCACTTAACCTCCAGCTGCACCCCACCCTCAATATAGATGTGGTGCAAGGTCTAGCCATAATCGTGCGGAACTGCCCGGAGCCACTGTTGAAAAAAGAAGGGGGGGTGAATGCGAATATCTGGACAAGCATATTGAGTGTTTCGCTGGAACGTCTAAAAATTGTACATAAAGGCGAGACTGTGCCTGTGCAGCAGTTAGTACAGTCGATCTCGCAGTTGCTCGATGCGATGGTGCAAGCGGGGGTTGCGGGCATAAGTCGCGAGCAGTTGCAAAAGCCACTCAATGATGAGCTACGAGATGAAGACAAGCTTAATCCTCATAAAGACGCGGAGCTCGCCTGGCAAATTCGTTATGCGCGTGAAGCCTTGGCTTATATACCCAATGATGAGAGTACAGCGAAAGCCGTGCTGCGTTGCCTCTTTAATGCTGGAGTAGGGATTTTGAAATTAGCAAGTGCAGTTAAAAATTGCGATGTAGGTAAATTGCTGGAGAGTTTTGACCACTTTGAGGACACTTTCGCAGGCGTCCTTGAGGTAGCTAATACGATAGGATCATCGAGTGGTCTCAAAGAAGCGATCAATAGTGTAAAAGAAGCGAGTGCCTCGTTTGACGAGCTCAAAGCAGACTGTCAAGATAGGAGTCGCCAGAAAGGATGGTACGCCGCCCTGCAATGTTTGGATATGCTGATTGGAACTAAAGAGTGGGTGAAGTTCGAAGCATTTGTGCGTCAAAGCGCTTACCGTCAAAATGCCGATTTTTTACAGGGGATATGCCAACGCTTAGAGAGGATTATCTGTACTCAAGAAGACGAGACAATCCAAAAACAGGCAATCCAGTTCTTACAAAGTCTGCAACAAGATACCACTCTATGGATGAATGAGAAGGCTGGGGCACAGGCATTATTTAAGCAAGGTTCCGCGAAAGTCAAACAGAAAGCGCAAACAACCTTAGAACAATTGGAGAGGCGCGCCACTCAGCTTGAGTCTAATGATATTGATGTATCCTGGGGCTGGGGTTCGGTAAGCCAAAGTGATTTAAGCACCCAGTTGTTAGACGCGGCTCGTGCCAAGTTGAAAAAATTACTGCTCCAGAAGCTGTTGGGCAACCTGCAGGACAATATTCAGAAGTTGAAAAGCACATATTTAGAGGGCCTGCAGCAAGACAAAGAGATCAAGGATGCGCTAACAAACTATGTCGCTCCCGAAGGGATATTACTTAACGATACAGGCCGTTTTGATTTGAAGAGTAAGGTTCAAGATTTTTTGAACTCAGACAAAAAAACATTGCTTTTGTTGGGTGACGCTGGCTCAGGCAAATCCACCTTTAACCGTCACCTTGCCTGTACTTTATGGGAGACTTATATCCAAACCAGTGCGGCAGAAGATATTGTAATCCCTGTGTTTATTTCGTTGTCAAGCCTGCCAGAAACGGGCCCAAATCTGGTCAGTACATTCTTTGAAACGCAAGAATTCTCAAAAGAGCAAATTAGGGAATTACAAATCAAACATCGCTTCGTATTGATTCTGGATGGTTTCGATGAAATCAAGGATCGTCATCGGTCATTTTATAAAGATAACCAATTAGATAAATGGAAAAACGCCAAAATCATCATTAGTAGCCGCCCAGAATATTTAGGGCCTAATTATCAATACAAATTCCACTCGTCAGAAGAATCCACTGCACTGCAGGAATATTGGTTAGCACCTTTTTCCGAGAAAACGGTAAAACTGTATATTGATCGATATAGCGAAACTCATCCACACGCTTTATGGAGCGCAGAAAGATACAAAAAAGCCTTAGAAGAACCGGGCTTAAAAGAGTTGGTGAGTAATCCCTTTTTGCTCAAAATGGCCATGGGTGAGCTACCCATACTGAGTCAGATTCGACAAGCAGAAAGTCAGCGTTTTACCCGAATTGCCCTTTATGACCAGTTTGTGAAGAGCTGGTTTGATCGCTCGCAACAGCGTCTGGCTCAAATTCAACTCAATGCAGAAGAAATTACAGAGTTTAAACGCCTAGAGCAGGAGGGATTCGCGGAGCATGGAATGGATTTTAGCAAAGAATTAGCTAAGGAAATGTACCTAGCAGGAGAAGTGGTGACTACTTACTCAGCGACCGCTACGCGGGAGCGAAGGATCAATGCTGCTCCAGAAAACAATTGGCGCAAGAGGCTACTCAGTAACGATAGCGTGCAAACGAAATTAAAACGCTTAAATGCGCCATTGATCTGTCAAAACAAAACTAGTGGCTCAGGCCAAGAGTATCGGTTTATCCATAAATCGTTACAGGATTATTTTGTGGCGCAGGCACTGGGGGAAGAGCTGAGAGGGAATGCTGATGGTGAGGATTTAGAGTTATCTAAGAAACTTAGTGTAGTAAAAAATATAGGTCGGCTGTGGGACGATTTGAGAGATGGCTTGGATTTGGAGCAGTCGGCTTTGTTCAATGTGCTAAACGTAGTGAAAGACCCAGCAGTACAGAGTTTTTTAATAGAGCAAGTACGGCAGGATCCAGGTTTATTGAAACCGCTTTTAGGTTGGGTAAAAGCTTCAAAGGCCCGAGATAATGTTGAAAGAGCAGCGGCGAATGCGCTAACGATTGTGGTTAAAGCAGGTGTGCGGTTGAATGGATTGGATTTAAGCCGAATCAAAGTGCCGGGAGCAGACTTAAGTGATGGATTGTTTGAGGAAACCCAATTTAAAGGTGCTGATTTGAGCGGAGTAGATTTCCAAGGTGCATGGTTGGAAAGCGCGAATTTGGAAAAGGCGAAACTGGATGAGGTTAACTTTGGGCAGCTGCCTAATTTAGAGCTAAAGGCTATAGATAGTAGAAGTTATGATTTACCTGATGGCTCTTGGTTAGCTACTAACACCATGCATATAGGCGATCAGATTAAATATTATAAAGCTGATATCATAGAATTACGTACATTAGAAAAACATAGTCGTGAGGTGAATAGAAAGGCATTTTCGCCATCAGGAAAAATTCTAGCGTCGGGGAATGTAGATGGTAGTGTGAAGCTATGTAGAGTAGAAAGCGGAGAATTAATGCATACGCTGCCAGGGCATAATAGCGAGGTGAGTAGTATAAGTTTTTCTGCGTCAGGAGAAATGGTGGCATCGGGGAGTATAGATGGCACAGTGCAGCTATGGCGAGTAGAAAGCGGAGAATTGATGCATACGCTACCAGGGCATAGTGGGGAGGTGGTCAGAATGACCTTTTTGTTATCAGAAAAGGGGGGTGCCGCGGTTGTATCTGAAAGTATTGATGGCACAGTAGAACTGCAGTACGTAACGGATAAAAACTATCAGCCATTTACGAATTTCGAAGCCATTAATTGGAGGTGGGATAGTTATTCGTATTTCTATTGTGAGGACTATTTGCTTTCAGAGAAGGTTTTAGGACGGGAAAATTTAGGAGGGGAAAATTCGGGACTCTTAATGCGTGATACGAGATTTAAAGTAACGATAACGGGTCATATTATAAAAATAAATTCAATAATTTTAAAATCAATTCCTAACAATTGCGCATTCGACTACGGGGATTTTTCTGAAGGATGTCGTGGGGTTAAGATTTCGGGACCAATAGATAAAAAAATAGAGGATAGGGAACTGAATTTATATTGGGCTCCGTCTCAAAGCGCATTGAATGTAAACAACATGTCTATCCAAAACGCTGATGGTTTGAGTTCAACGGATACGCGTTTGCTCAGACAAAGGGGAGCACGGTGTGAGCCGCCTGACCAAAAAGATACATTAAGTAAGCCGGCCCTCATTACTAATTGGCCGGGAGTTTAA
- a CDS encoding glycoside hydrolase family protein: MDQHTRSLLTAELKRDEGVSLKPYTDTVGKLTIGTGRNLSDMGISAFENDYLLSNDIVRVESGLDEHMPWWRTLDPVRQRVLANMCFNLGISKLLGFKHTLHLIQRGQYTQAADAMLQSKWAVQVNQRAVRLANMMRLGQT, translated from the coding sequence ATGGATCAGCACACCAGATCTTTGCTCACTGCTGAGCTTAAGCGCGATGAAGGCGTGAGCCTTAAACCTTACACGGACACGGTGGGCAAGCTCACGATTGGCACGGGACGTAATCTCAGCGATATGGGTATTAGCGCCTTTGAAAATGATTATTTACTGAGCAACGACATTGTCCGTGTTGAAAGCGGGCTGGATGAACATATGCCGTGGTGGCGAACGCTTGACCCTGTGCGCCAACGGGTATTGGCGAATATGTGTTTTAACCTTGGGATTAGCAAATTGCTAGGGTTTAAACATACGCTGCACTTGATACAAAGAGGCCAATACACACAGGCAGCTGATGCGATGTTGCAATCGAAATGGGCTGTGCAAGTGAATCAACGAGCGGTGCGATTAGCAAACATGATGCGTTTAGGTCAAACGTAA
- a CDS encoding phage adaptor protein, whose product MSEGLNRTLGELRKALRVRMGFVHQGPASENNRDLLNAFLQEAHTYVAKVGGLPLRRKRATITTSPGSSLYDWHNRQEDQPIEPAQVRSISVKRGNAYSPLVHGIAQPSCTQGMPSHYDTLMNQLEVWPVPDARYELLIEYSAPQGRFERDDDRPCVPDELVLLYALAVAKAHYHHSDAQVAGQSFERLLARYKSEQHGQRRYFAKNTDSTLSSQVVRTARGYTVSGQ is encoded by the coding sequence ATGAGTGAAGGATTGAATCGCACATTAGGCGAGTTGCGCAAAGCGTTGCGGGTGCGCATGGGGTTCGTTCATCAAGGCCCCGCCTCTGAAAACAACCGTGATCTTCTGAATGCGTTTTTACAGGAAGCGCATACCTATGTGGCGAAAGTCGGCGGCCTGCCTCTGCGCCGCAAGCGGGCTACGATCACGACTTCACCCGGTTCATCCCTTTATGACTGGCACAACAGGCAGGAGGATCAGCCGATTGAGCCAGCGCAGGTACGTTCGATCTCAGTCAAAAGGGGCAATGCCTACTCCCCGTTGGTCCACGGTATCGCACAGCCTTCTTGTACCCAGGGTATGCCCAGTCACTATGACACACTGATGAACCAACTCGAAGTGTGGCCGGTACCTGACGCTCGATATGAATTACTCATTGAGTATAGTGCGCCGCAGGGACGCTTTGAGCGCGATGATGATCGGCCTTGTGTACCCGATGAATTGGTTTTGCTCTATGCGCTGGCGGTAGCGAAAGCCCATTATCACCACTCCGATGCGCAAGTAGCGGGGCAATCCTTTGAACGATTATTGGCGCGCTATAAAAGCGAACAGCACGGCCAGCGACGCTATTTTGCAAAAAATACTGATTCAACCCTTTCATCTCAAGTGGTACGTACCGCTCGGGGCTATACCGTCTCGGGGCAATAA
- a CDS encoding collagen-like protein produces the protein MSQPRPYHRKKNFLNNNPDRTDHGALNAELDAVSQTLSDVRANAALLQEDDGSLKAQTVGARHLMPEALAALAAAGLQGEPGQPGPKGDKGEVGPRGEVGPSFEAKVRALESERTNYGANPEGFSFLAIDTGRLYFKLSDECDDWSEAFEFSRGPKGNKGDKGAQGIQGLRGPKGDKGECGESGVQGPTGRVDYARVILNDLDTDQSLQGGLAARTISGAISAAAPRYDFSGANIRLRPNNTRLRVDDGRDSAALVDLEVGRLHTAGTGAANTGVKIATGADIGTLFDPAGSAASKLASVDPSKHTVSIAGKSTLTLSLSVVNNQVILKVEAA, from the coding sequence ATGAGTCAGCCCAGACCTTATCACCGTAAGAAGAATTTTTTAAATAACAATCCAGACCGGACCGATCATGGCGCATTGAATGCTGAGTTGGATGCAGTCTCGCAGACGCTTTCTGATGTGCGTGCGAATGCAGCGTTGCTTCAAGAAGATGATGGGTCGCTCAAAGCGCAGACGGTAGGCGCCAGGCACTTGATGCCCGAGGCGCTCGCGGCGCTGGCTGCGGCTGGACTGCAAGGCGAGCCAGGTCAGCCAGGCCCTAAAGGGGATAAAGGCGAGGTTGGCCCTCGTGGTGAAGTGGGACCCTCTTTTGAAGCCAAGGTGCGCGCATTAGAAAGCGAGCGGACGAATTATGGGGCGAATCCAGAAGGATTTTCTTTTTTAGCCATCGATACCGGGCGGCTCTATTTTAAGCTTTCGGATGAGTGTGATGATTGGTCTGAGGCGTTCGAATTTAGTCGGGGTCCTAAAGGAAATAAAGGCGATAAAGGGGCACAAGGCATTCAAGGATTACGTGGCCCGAAAGGCGACAAAGGCGAATGCGGCGAGTCGGGCGTACAGGGGCCAACGGGTAGAGTGGATTACGCCCGTGTCATTTTAAACGACCTGGATACCGATCAATCGCTACAAGGTGGCTTAGCGGCGCGCACGATCTCAGGGGCTATTTCAGCTGCTGCACCGCGTTATGATTTTTCCGGTGCGAATATTCGCTTGCGTCCGAACAATACGCGCTTACGGGTCGATGATGGGCGGGATAGTGCTGCGTTGGTTGATTTAGAAGTCGGGCGGCTGCATACCGCGGGAACCGGAGCCGCGAATACGGGTGTGAAGATTGCGACCGGCGCGGACATTGGCACGCTATTTGATCCAGCCGGTAGCGCTGCGTCTAAACTGGCAAGCGTTGATCCGAGTAAACATACAGTGTCGATCGCAGGTAAATCGACCTTGACCTTGTCGCTATCGGTGGTGAATAACCAGGTGATTTTGAAGGTGGAAGCGGCATGA
- a CDS encoding gp53-like domain-containing protein, translated as MQPPRYHRQKDFAVDYGNETDHTALNAELDRVASSINPLRQNLVLLQLDDGSLRDGIVEERSLTPAFRDDLVKYLSGEIKANVQEASAAANEATHAAIAARDAEQVVEQARTRADEAAETAQSNSELIILNVQTALEAKEEVVQLHAQADEAQKAIVQLQAKAQESQIAACGFALRAEAAHGQAKHYVEQCRQLQEKAERDADHVAGVAREFAQTSRQALQSASVAQEAKNSVQEMVQQTNHLSEWVNKAAQTVQLKAEQVQTQAEICKAQAEQAQSLVEEDRAQIIRTKKETGDAAQRASQYANTAREAISRVQKMVRQAKQLSTPADGSVTTDKLAPDLFLIGTPNASTPDADDKSTRIATTAFTQTAILRMFDEPRYKSIADDGYQKLPGGFILQWGEIITRAGGIADIKFLTPFLNKCLCIQGMYRGRLCVTVTESSSGRSQEGTQLRCFDNTAEGHAGWEIQWFALGY; from the coding sequence ATGCAGCCGCCTCGTTATCACCGGCAAAAGGATTTTGCCGTCGATTATGGCAATGAAACCGATCACACCGCATTGAATGCCGAATTGGATCGGGTCGCGTCTTCGATTAATCCGCTGCGGCAAAATTTGGTATTGTTGCAGTTAGACGATGGCAGTTTGCGTGATGGCATTGTCGAGGAAAGGAGTCTGACACCTGCTTTTCGGGATGACCTGGTGAAATATCTATCCGGCGAGATCAAGGCAAATGTACAAGAAGCCTCAGCGGCAGCGAATGAAGCGACGCATGCAGCGATTGCTGCGCGTGATGCCGAGCAAGTGGTTGAGCAAGCGCGAACACGAGCAGACGAAGCGGCAGAGACAGCCCAATCCAATTCAGAGCTGATCATTTTAAATGTGCAAACGGCTTTAGAGGCGAAAGAAGAAGTGGTGCAGTTACATGCACAAGCAGATGAGGCCCAAAAAGCGATAGTTCAGTTGCAGGCAAAAGCCCAGGAATCGCAAATTGCAGCCTGCGGCTTTGCATTGCGCGCTGAAGCAGCACACGGGCAAGCAAAACATTATGTGGAACAGTGCCGGCAATTGCAAGAAAAGGCAGAACGGGATGCGGATCATGTGGCCGGAGTTGCCAGGGAGTTTGCGCAAACGTCTCGACAGGCGCTCCAATCTGCCAGCGTAGCGCAAGAAGCGAAAAATAGTGTGCAAGAAATGGTTCAGCAAACGAATCATCTCAGTGAGTGGGTGAATAAAGCGGCTCAGACCGTTCAATTAAAAGCGGAGCAAGTGCAGACTCAGGCGGAGATCTGCAAAGCTCAGGCGGAACAAGCACAGTCGCTGGTAGAGGAAGATAGGGCGCAAATTATCAGGACAAAAAAAGAAACAGGGGACGCGGCTCAACGCGCATCGCAATATGCGAATACAGCGCGAGAAGCGATCAGTCGTGTGCAAAAAATGGTCCGCCAAGCTAAGCAGCTTAGTACGCCCGCCGATGGAAGTGTCACCACCGACAAGCTCGCCCCTGATCTCTTTTTGATCGGCACGCCCAACGCTTCGACGCCCGATGCAGATGATAAGAGTACACGGATCGCCACGACCGCTTTCACACAAACGGCTATTTTGAGGATGTTTGACGAGCCTAGGTATAAATCAATCGCAGACGATGGTTATCAAAAACTACCAGGGGGGTTCATCCTCCAGTGGGGCGAGATCATTACCAGGGCAGGCGGCATTGCAGACATCAAGTTTTTAACGCCTTTCTTAAACAAGTGTTTGTGCATTCAAGGCATGTATAGAGGCAGACTATGCGTGACAGTTACCGAATCTTCGTCGGGACGATCGCAAGAAGGGACTCAATTACGCTGCTTTGATAACACTGCAGAAGGCCACGCAGGGTGGGAAATTCAATGGTTTGCGCTCGGTTATTAA
- a CDS encoding phage major capsid protein → MPISQADLAELAKVSLDEYLRNIPVDNIGTEHPFLKKLLSKRKSFMGAKQNIVENVRKEYGSGFKWAYGAEPVVFNKRNTTESAAFPWRRAVDGLYLEHDRLFGNGIKVREGKRGAHKLEQNEKVQLINLLNEQMEALRLGFLERLDIELHRDGTSSADAITGLDAIIATKPTTGIIGGINRATATYWRNYADLTLDTTAEGDLSGKLEKAWRACIRNGGSPNFILAGSDFIDAYKQEITLTQNADAAKPKTVDLGIGTATSTGLFYKGIEIIWDPIFQTLDTLETPETQWEKRCYLLNTRYLKYSDDDMDIVTPTRPHDTLALYTMVNLRCALSTDRSNAHAVLAIK, encoded by the coding sequence ATGCCTATATCCCAAGCTGACCTGGCGGAACTCGCCAAGGTCTCATTAGACGAATATCTACGCAATATCCCGGTCGATAACATCGGCACGGAACATCCCTTCCTTAAGAAACTCCTGTCCAAACGCAAGTCGTTTATGGGCGCAAAGCAAAATATTGTTGAAAACGTCCGTAAGGAATACGGCTCTGGCTTTAAATGGGCTTACGGAGCTGAACCCGTTGTTTTCAATAAACGCAATACAACCGAATCTGCTGCCTTTCCATGGCGTCGTGCGGTGGATGGACTTTATCTTGAGCATGATCGACTGTTTGGTAATGGTATTAAAGTGCGCGAAGGTAAGCGTGGCGCACACAAGCTTGAACAAAATGAAAAAGTCCAACTGATTAATTTGCTCAACGAGCAGATGGAGGCGTTGCGGCTTGGCTTTTTAGAAAGGCTGGATATTGAGCTGCATCGTGATGGGACGTCCTCGGCCGATGCGATCACGGGCCTGGATGCGATTATTGCGACTAAACCCACGACAGGGATCATTGGCGGTATCAACCGCGCTACGGCAACCTACTGGCGTAATTACGCTGACTTAACATTGGATACGACGGCCGAAGGAGACCTCTCTGGCAAGCTAGAAAAAGCTTGGCGTGCGTGTATCCGCAATGGCGGTAGTCCAAACTTTATTTTAGCGGGTTCGGATTTTATCGACGCGTATAAGCAAGAAATAACCCTTACTCAAAACGCGGACGCAGCCAAACCCAAAACGGTAGATTTGGGGATTGGCACAGCGACCTCTACAGGTCTCTTCTATAAAGGCATTGAGATTATTTGGGATCCTATCTTTCAAACGTTGGATACGCTTGAAACGCCAGAGACTCAGTGGGAAAAGCGTTGCTACTTACTCAATACTCGGTATTTGAAATATTCCGATGACGATATGGATATTGTGACGCCCACACGTCCGCATGACACGTTAGCGCTCTACACAATGGTCAATCTACGATGTGCATTGAGTACCGATCGAAGTAATGCTCACGCCGTCTTGGCGATTAAATAA
- a CDS encoding type II toxin-antitoxin system VapC family toxin translates to MFLLDTNIVSELRKPRPHGAVVAWLESVADADLHLCAVTLGEIQAGIEITREQDAAKAAAIEAWADQVGATYNVLPMDVATFRQWAKLMHRQSNTVYEDAMIAASALVHKFTVVTRNTRDFDRFQVPVFNPFLG, encoded by the coding sequence ATGTTTCTTTTGGATACGAATATTGTTTCGGAGCTACGCAAACCACGACCGCATGGAGCAGTTGTGGCGTGGCTTGAAAGCGTTGCTGATGCTGATCTTCATCTTTGTGCTGTCACACTCGGCGAAATTCAAGCGGGTATTGAAATCACCCGTGAGCAAGATGCCGCTAAAGCAGCAGCGATAGAGGCATGGGCCGATCAGGTCGGAGCAACCTACAATGTATTACCGATGGACGTAGCAACCTTTCGGCAATGGGCAAAACTGATGCACCGGCAGTCGAATACTGTTTATGAGGACGCTATGATTGCAGCCAGTGCGCTTGTGCACAAGTTCACAGTTGTTACTCGAAATACGCGGGATTTTGATCGCTTCCAAGTGCCTGTGTTTAACCCGTTTTTGGGATGA
- a CDS encoding type II toxin-antitoxin system Phd/YefM family antitoxin has product MHIWPVQDAKARFSELLDTCINEGPQVVTRRGTETAVLVPIVEWNRLTNAARPSLKALLMSDVGRADFDLPQRGLAKRRTIVEL; this is encoded by the coding sequence ATGCATATTTGGCCCGTACAAGACGCTAAAGCTCGTTTCAGCGAGTTACTTGACACCTGCATAAACGAGGGACCGCAGGTAGTAACCCGGCGTGGCACAGAAACCGCTGTGCTCGTGCCTATCGTGGAATGGAACCGATTGACTAATGCGGCACGCCCCTCCCTCAAGGCTTTGCTAATGTCCGATGTGGGCCGTGCTGATTTTGATCTACCTCAGCGCGGATTGGCAAAACGTCGAACGATTGTAGAGTTGTAA